One stretch of Streptomyces sp. A2-16 DNA includes these proteins:
- a CDS encoding DUF4255 domain-containing protein — protein sequence MSNALALAAVTATLAHALGEALAAQGAGGVPNVHVTTLRPDLPAATGPNARGVNVFLYQVTPNAAWRGDGLPARRTDGAPLAPPQQALDLHYLLTFSGDEGDLEPQRLLGVVVNTINARPVLTRQLVRRALEQAVASGDAPYLEFADLADQMDVVRLTMLPLSLEELSKLWSTFFQVPYRLSVTYQGSVVLLTSDIGTRNVLPVRERHVEVAPFRAVEVTRVLAASGADDPITAGTKLRIEGSGLGGETTRVRVTGVEEPIKADQAADTHLTVALPADIRAGVHGLQVGRDAVESRTVPVVVRPVIAPGGVRAAPGAPGTVDVTVPISPRVGRRQRVVLLLNGHGAASPRSYRFVVPPRGDAEVSDPDITVVTKGVEAGDYLVRVQVDGAESPLGGDTGKAYDRPKVTFP from the coding sequence ATGAGCAACGCCTTGGCCCTGGCGGCGGTCACCGCGACGCTCGCCCACGCCCTCGGCGAGGCGCTGGCCGCGCAGGGCGCGGGAGGAGTGCCCAACGTCCACGTGACGACGTTGCGGCCGGACCTTCCGGCCGCAACGGGCCCGAATGCCCGCGGTGTGAACGTCTTCCTCTATCAGGTGACTCCCAACGCGGCATGGCGCGGTGACGGTCTGCCGGCCCGGCGGACGGACGGTGCGCCGCTGGCCCCGCCTCAACAGGCCCTGGATCTGCACTACTTGTTGACATTCTCCGGTGATGAAGGCGATCTCGAACCGCAGCGACTCCTCGGCGTCGTGGTCAACACGATCAACGCACGGCCCGTTCTCACCCGGCAGCTCGTCCGCAGAGCGTTGGAGCAGGCGGTCGCGAGTGGCGATGCCCCGTATCTGGAGTTCGCCGATCTCGCCGACCAGATGGACGTCGTCCGCCTCACCATGCTTCCGCTGAGCCTGGAGGAGCTTTCGAAACTCTGGTCGACGTTCTTCCAGGTCCCTTATCGGCTCTCCGTGACCTATCAGGGATCGGTGGTGTTGCTGACCAGCGACATCGGCACGCGGAACGTGCTGCCGGTGCGTGAGCGCCATGTGGAGGTCGCTCCGTTCCGCGCGGTCGAGGTCACGAGGGTTCTTGCCGCCTCCGGGGCGGACGACCCGATCACGGCGGGTACGAAACTCCGGATCGAGGGATCCGGACTGGGCGGTGAGACGACCCGGGTCCGGGTGACCGGTGTCGAGGAACCCATCAAGGCGGACCAGGCGGCGGACACTCACCTCACGGTCGCCCTCCCGGCCGACATACGCGCGGGGGTACACGGACTGCAGGTCGGCCGGGATGCCGTCGAGTCCAGGACGGTGCCCGTCGTCGTACGGCCGGTCATCGCACCGGGAGGAGTGAGAGCGGCACCCGGAGCGCCGGGAACGGTCGACGTCACGGTGCCGATCAGCCCCCGGGTCGGGCGGCGGCAGCGTGTCGTCCTGCTCCTCAACGGCCATGGGGCGGCCTCGCCCCGTTCCTATCGATTCGTCGTACCGCCTCGGGGCGATGCGGAGGTCTCCGACCCGGACATCACCGTGGTGACCAAGGGCGTCGAAGCCGGTGACTATCTCGTACGAGTCCAGGTGGACGGAGCGGAGAGCCCGCTCGGTGGCGACACGGGGAAGGCCTACGACCGGCCGAAGGTGACGTTCCCATGA
- a CDS encoding LuxR family transcriptional regulator, whose translation MDEHMSRGGATPIGRGRECGLLDGLLDSLPDRGAALLLLGEPGIGKSTLLDYAARRAGTHVLHIRGVESEAVLPYTVLGDLLLPIRKYFAEVPTAQRRALEGCLALADIADPSPYAVCAGTLGVLAAAGETEPLVVLVDDLHWVDPSSRRVLQFVARRLDTERVALVMAVRTEPGEDGAWEGIPQVVLDPLDGDECRQLLRRRGLDPAEPAAARLVPLSMGNPLVLVEYADALVQARMRGDDLDEQGWQTPGPLVERAWQGRIRALPQGTRDALVYVAVCRSPEFAVLERALDAVGLSLGALAAAEEAGLVRAGKEAYELRHPVLRPLLLAHCPVAQRQRAYRILADLSSGELRTWYLANAAAGPDETVAAALASEAEQARRRGAFGVSARAWHRAAQLSPAAQDKTVRLLNAARDAFYTGATAEAGEWCEQALRYSVEPTVTADIELLRGQTRSWAGDQAEAHRLLIAAAGTAERVDPARACALYGAAVMPAAMGGHIRLAADSADLCESLAGKLGTAPEMQLGRVMQSNARALAGQIRESRPLLLDSKAALHGDWALEERQLAVLIGQALSWVDEEDLAHEVFGAVIDRARRDGVPALLPFALVGRCEMESWNRWAAARADGTEALRWGQEFGHKAMTGYALTSLARLEGLRGDRAACEDRIAYFEEHCAEGIPGLEIFAQSALGSAALAAGDLGPCRTHLERAFTGAAEMGLGNPNLMPFVADLAEAHSRTGNQEQAMEIALWLRERAQSTGLAWPAAAHARCRAMLAESADAVQEWLAEAEQAHARRAMPYELARTRLVCGETLRRLRRPAAARDPLRNALRAFTALGASPWAARAAAELAAAGGRPVPGEAKRPQVDILTAQELQVARAVGEGLSNVEAAAALFMSRKTVEAHLTRIYRKLGIRSRSDLARCLAQAGAVG comes from the coding sequence ATGGACGAGCACATGTCACGGGGCGGGGCAACGCCCATCGGGCGAGGCCGGGAGTGCGGGCTGCTGGACGGGTTGTTGGACTCGCTCCCCGACCGGGGCGCAGCTCTGCTGCTGCTCGGCGAACCCGGTATCGGGAAGAGCACACTGCTCGACTACGCCGCCCGGCGCGCCGGCACCCATGTGCTGCACATCCGAGGTGTGGAGTCGGAAGCGGTTCTTCCGTACACCGTCCTGGGCGACTTGTTGCTGCCGATCCGCAAGTACTTCGCCGAGGTGCCGACGGCTCAGCGCAGGGCGCTGGAGGGATGCCTCGCCCTGGCCGACATCGCCGACCCGAGTCCGTACGCCGTGTGCGCGGGGACCCTGGGAGTGCTGGCCGCTGCGGGTGAGACCGAGCCGCTGGTGGTGCTCGTCGACGACCTGCACTGGGTGGACCCTTCGTCCCGGCGCGTGCTGCAGTTCGTCGCGCGGCGACTGGACACCGAGCGAGTTGCGTTGGTGATGGCGGTGCGGACGGAGCCCGGCGAGGACGGCGCCTGGGAAGGCATACCCCAAGTGGTGCTCGACCCGCTGGACGGCGACGAGTGCCGGCAGCTGCTGCGGCGGCGTGGGCTGGATCCGGCAGAGCCCGCGGCGGCCCGGCTGGTCCCGCTGAGCATGGGGAATCCGCTCGTCCTGGTGGAGTACGCGGACGCGCTGGTGCAGGCCCGGATGCGCGGCGACGACTTGGACGAGCAGGGGTGGCAGACCCCGGGTCCGCTGGTGGAGCGGGCCTGGCAGGGGCGGATACGGGCGCTCCCCCAAGGGACTCGCGACGCGCTGGTGTACGTCGCGGTGTGCCGTTCCCCGGAGTTCGCCGTGCTGGAGCGAGCACTGGATGCCGTCGGTCTGTCGCTGGGTGCGCTGGCAGCGGCCGAGGAGGCAGGCTTGGTGCGCGCCGGAAAGGAGGCCTACGAACTGCGGCACCCTGTACTGCGCCCTCTGCTGCTGGCGCACTGCCCGGTCGCCCAGCGTCAGCGCGCGTACCGGATTCTCGCGGATCTGTCGTCGGGCGAACTCCGTACGTGGTACCTCGCGAATGCAGCGGCCGGGCCGGACGAGACGGTGGCCGCGGCGCTCGCCTCGGAAGCGGAGCAGGCACGGCGGCGCGGGGCGTTCGGCGTCTCGGCGAGGGCGTGGCACCGGGCGGCCCAGCTGTCCCCGGCTGCGCAGGACAAGACCGTACGTCTCCTGAACGCCGCTCGCGACGCCTTCTACACCGGTGCCACGGCCGAGGCTGGGGAGTGGTGCGAACAGGCCTTGCGATACAGCGTCGAGCCGACTGTGACCGCCGACATTGAGCTACTGCGGGGTCAGACACGCAGTTGGGCCGGCGATCAGGCCGAAGCACACCGGCTGTTGATCGCGGCGGCGGGCACCGCCGAGCGGGTGGACCCGGCACGTGCCTGCGCGCTGTACGGCGCGGCCGTGATGCCCGCGGCGATGGGCGGCCACATCCGCCTGGCGGCGGACAGTGCAGACCTCTGCGAGAGCCTGGCAGGCAAGCTGGGCACCGCACCGGAGATGCAGCTGGGCAGGGTGATGCAGAGCAATGCGAGGGCGTTGGCAGGGCAGATACGAGAAAGCCGTCCGCTGCTGCTCGACAGCAAGGCCGCGCTGCACGGTGACTGGGCCCTGGAGGAGCGGCAATTGGCCGTGCTGATCGGACAGGCGCTCTCCTGGGTGGACGAAGAGGATCTGGCGCATGAGGTGTTCGGAGCGGTGATCGACCGGGCCCGGCGCGACGGTGTCCCGGCTTTGCTGCCCTTCGCCCTGGTGGGGCGCTGTGAAATGGAGTCGTGGAACCGATGGGCGGCGGCCCGTGCTGACGGAACCGAGGCGCTGCGCTGGGGGCAGGAGTTCGGCCACAAAGCGATGACCGGGTACGCACTGACGTCGCTTGCGCGGCTGGAGGGACTGCGCGGCGACCGGGCCGCCTGTGAGGATCGGATCGCGTACTTCGAGGAACACTGCGCTGAGGGCATCCCCGGTCTGGAGATCTTCGCCCAGTCCGCGCTCGGCTCTGCGGCCCTGGCGGCAGGGGACCTCGGGCCGTGCCGAACGCATCTGGAGCGGGCGTTCACGGGGGCCGCGGAAATGGGGCTGGGCAACCCCAACCTGATGCCCTTCGTCGCGGACCTGGCAGAGGCGCACAGCCGCACCGGAAACCAGGAGCAGGCCATGGAGATCGCCCTCTGGCTGCGGGAACGCGCACAATCCACCGGCCTGGCCTGGCCGGCCGCGGCCCATGCCCGGTGCCGGGCCATGCTCGCCGAATCAGCCGACGCGGTGCAGGAATGGCTGGCCGAGGCCGAACAGGCACACGCCCGACGCGCGATGCCCTACGAACTCGCCCGCACCCGGCTGGTGTGCGGGGAGACGCTGCGTCGGCTGAGGCGTCCGGCGGCAGCCCGTGACCCCCTCCGCAACGCGCTGCGGGCCTTCACCGCGCTCGGCGCCTCCCCCTGGGCGGCCAGGGCAGCGGCGGAACTCGCCGCAGCCGGCGGACGGCCCGTGCCAGGCGAAGCCAAGCGGCCACAGGTGGACATCCTTACGGCGCAGGAGCTTCAAGTGGCCCGCGCCGTCGGGGAAGGCCTCAGTAACGTCGAGGCCGCAGCGGCCCTGTTCATGTCCCGCAAGACGGTGGAGGCACATCTCACCCGCATCTACCGCAAGCTCGGCATCCGATCGCGCTCTGACCTGGCCCGCTGCCTGGCGCAGGCGGGAGCCGTGGGCTGA
- a CDS encoding S41 family peptidase translates to MSTSTPAWVTKQLGEAPTLSDFLRSAGTLTLAERRTLVQQALVLIEQNYAHLPLKTAMHAVNPVQRLRLLLTRLNRQSDGATDPEWRFHAELSAIFHSVRDLHTNYVLPRPFAGKIAYLPFQIEEYADGADRRYMVTRVVRDFTAPGFGPGTEVTYWNGVPIDREVDLCADRFAGSNPAARHSRGLQSLTIRPLALHRPPDEEWVTLGYTGQDGTARELREQWLVTENLPPFVNADDLGVAAIAQGLDLGGDEMNRATKLLYVPEVVGLEEAGGSTALTTERAAAGQDIPSALPGFFRARAVETPSGTFGHIRIFSFNTTDPDAFVDEFVRLLGLIPRAGLVLDVRGNGGGHIHAAEFLLQTLTPRRIVPEPVQFISTPLNLRICRQHAENPTRQIDLGPWFASLDQSVETGATFSATFPITPEAGGNALGQQYHGPVVLVTDARCYSATDIFAAGFQDHGIGPVLGTDDNTGAGGANVWTHALLKSLLEVPTPDPESPYRPLPGGANLRVAIRRTVRVGARAGTPVEDLGVVPDIRHHLTRDDLLHDNADLLARAGEALAALPSFRLDVARDAHNGALSLRTAGLDRVDVFVDDRPCTTADVTDGDTTLTVTPTPGPAARIRVDGYAAGVLAAARSLRP, encoded by the coding sequence ATGAGCACCTCAACGCCCGCTTGGGTGACCAAACAGCTGGGGGAGGCACCGACGCTGTCCGACTTCCTGCGCTCCGCGGGCACACTGACGCTCGCGGAGCGCCGGACCCTGGTCCAGCAGGCGCTCGTCCTCATCGAGCAGAACTACGCGCACCTGCCGCTGAAGACGGCGATGCACGCCGTGAACCCGGTCCAGCGGCTACGACTGCTGCTCACCCGGCTCAACCGGCAGTCCGACGGTGCGACCGATCCGGAGTGGCGCTTCCACGCGGAGCTGTCGGCGATCTTCCACTCCGTGCGGGACCTGCACACCAACTACGTACTGCCACGGCCCTTCGCAGGAAAGATCGCCTATCTCCCGTTCCAGATCGAGGAATACGCCGACGGGGCGGATCGCAGGTACATGGTCACCCGCGTGGTACGCGACTTCACCGCCCCCGGATTCGGTCCGGGAACCGAAGTCACGTACTGGAACGGTGTACCGATCGACCGTGAGGTCGACCTGTGCGCGGACCGTTTCGCGGGGAGCAACCCTGCGGCCCGGCACTCCCGGGGGCTGCAGTCGCTCACCATCCGGCCGCTCGCCCTCCACCGCCCGCCCGACGAGGAATGGGTGACCCTCGGCTACACCGGACAGGACGGAACAGCTCGCGAACTGCGTGAGCAGTGGCTGGTGACCGAGAACCTGCCGCCGTTCGTCAACGCGGACGACCTCGGCGTCGCGGCGATCGCCCAAGGCCTCGACCTGGGCGGTGACGAAATGAACCGGGCGACCAAGCTTCTCTACGTGCCGGAGGTGGTGGGCCTGGAGGAGGCCGGCGGTTCGACGGCCCTGACCACGGAACGCGCCGCGGCCGGGCAGGACATCCCGTCGGCCCTCCCGGGTTTCTTCCGTGCCCGTGCGGTCGAAACCCCGTCGGGGACGTTCGGACACATCCGCATCTTCAGTTTCAACACCACCGATCCCGACGCCTTCGTCGACGAGTTCGTCCGGTTGCTCGGCCTGATTCCTCGCGCCGGACTCGTCCTGGACGTGCGCGGCAACGGAGGCGGCCACATCCACGCCGCCGAGTTCCTGCTGCAGACGTTGACGCCGCGACGGATCGTCCCCGAACCGGTTCAGTTCATCAGCACGCCGCTCAACCTGAGGATCTGCCGCCAGCACGCCGAGAACCCGACCCGTCAGATCGACCTCGGCCCATGGTTCGCCTCGCTGGACCAGTCGGTGGAGACCGGCGCGACCTTCTCCGCCACCTTCCCGATCACGCCGGAGGCAGGGGGGAACGCCCTCGGCCAGCAGTACCACGGGCCTGTCGTGCTGGTCACCGACGCCCGCTGCTACTCGGCGACGGACATCTTCGCGGCCGGCTTCCAGGACCACGGCATCGGCCCGGTTCTCGGCACCGACGACAACACCGGCGCAGGCGGGGCCAACGTCTGGACGCACGCACTCCTCAAGTCCCTCCTCGAAGTACCCACCCCCGACCCCGAGTCCCCCTACCGACCGCTGCCCGGCGGCGCGAACCTCCGGGTCGCCATCCGGCGCACCGTACGGGTCGGCGCCCGGGCCGGTACCCCGGTCGAGGACCTCGGTGTCGTACCGGACATCCGCCACCACCTGACGCGTGACGACCTCCTCCACGACAACGCCGACCTGCTCGCCCGCGCGGGGGAGGCGCTCGCGGCCCTGCCGTCCTTCCGTCTGGACGTGGCACGCGACGCGCACAACGGCGCATTGTCCCTTCGCACGGCCGGGCTCGACCGCGTCGACGTCTTCGTCGACGACCGCCCGTGCACCACTGCGGACGTCACCGACGGCGACACCACGCTCACCGTCACCCCGACTCCTGGCCCGGCCGCCCGGATTCGCGTCGACGGATATGCGGCCGGCGTGCTCGCCGCCGCACGGAGCCTGCGCCCATGA
- a CDS encoding BTAD domain-containing putative transcriptional regulator, with product MTTADRFAGLYLLDRFRLEHGATSVDVCAGGQRLLAYLGLRRHATRAVLAGTLWPDATEERAHGSLRTTLWRLHRECPPIVRSGGDTLSLEDTVHVDARALGESALSVVRSTGSLGGEPALDLLFSGDLLPGWYEDWVLFERERLRQLRLHALDSVAEHLAAQGQHALALEAALESVRMEPLRESAHRAVVSIHLAEHNIAEAVRHYQAFRTLLLAELGVEPSVQFFAMMRHAMT from the coding sequence ATGACCACAGCTGATCGCTTCGCCGGCCTGTATCTGCTCGACCGCTTCCGGCTCGAACACGGTGCCACCTCCGTCGACGTGTGCGCGGGCGGCCAGCGGCTCCTGGCCTACCTGGGACTGCGCCGACACGCCACCCGCGCGGTACTCGCGGGCACCCTGTGGCCCGACGCCACCGAGGAACGCGCCCACGGCAGCCTCCGTACCACGTTGTGGCGGCTGCACCGCGAGTGCCCACCCATCGTCCGCAGCGGCGGGGACACCCTGTCGCTCGAGGACACCGTGCACGTCGACGCGCGAGCACTGGGCGAATCCGCGCTGAGCGTCGTACGGTCGACCGGTTCTCTCGGCGGTGAGCCGGCCCTCGACCTGCTCTTCAGCGGCGACCTTCTGCCCGGTTGGTACGAGGACTGGGTCCTGTTCGAGCGGGAGCGACTGCGTCAACTGCGGCTGCACGCACTCGACTCCGTGGCCGAACACCTCGCGGCCCAGGGGCAGCACGCTCTCGCCCTCGAGGCGGCACTGGAGAGCGTACGCATGGAACCGCTGCGCGAGAGCGCCCACCGGGCGGTCGTGTCGATCCACCTGGCGGAACACAACATCGCGGAAGCGGTGCGGCACTACCAGGCCTTCCGCACGCTGCTGCTGGCCGAACTCGGGGTAGAGCCGTCCGTCCAGTTCTTCGCGATGATGCGGCACGCGATGACGTGA
- a CDS encoding CHAT domain-containing protein: MGEDGTVACPYCAFAVRAGGFEVVQAGFPRDFDDIEHMITGASRFGVCPQCLRANVRVERIYVVSITPAQLVLLRPPTESSDEDVGHLLDAVLPNLPAGWRAEVVHDIAQFREAVGLSALASVRLDTLAEIVRGTPRDGLPPLAPVGPRDRAYHAALALVGRPGVLVFTELPDGATQDDARSRLEEARRFQLTIGFFEVFAGTPLAGFDPYAAVEEHFVPACFEDERVLHTIALVARSGKESADPVVIDAALGAAAGERRSPRRRELAEGLVAAIRRGVEVHDDPTMWRGLVDTEDILRNILAGRSSIDDEEQIKEMAAIASTLGHGVEVLRRYGDRLRIHGPLENIAEYVDLALAVAAERGSAPQAVAEMFAQTAASAAIDDAVSLVPLLLDRLEPARLNMVVPTVRTLAKRLTDSGEPRRALSLLDDVEEAFDWDALDPHASATGRASLLNERGNALHTLLDTQAALTAYDEALVTVEGQGHDDDVRLFRLNRARALRDAGHLPRAIAEIRDLLDGLDGRARFDALFALGLAFQRNGQWQEAQAVLDEAAELAQSEPLDDQLTRFLAARQTNIRNLGREEQTPSLLDAVRTSPFVSARLHLLTLGAGAVAALRCAEPSPELSATTVELARRFGLPARATHDPELALTWAEAVRLAGDTALARDTVETALATLRHPLLGLHAATTAAEMAIDDARWEDVDRHVEQAAMFMTEFAGAATVGATTVTLADTLADVRHLGVRLAAAPEDPGHDRTLSTLADLGSSLQLSLQIAREHLPVGGDVCAPEGTSLQVLQWVDGGEAQVPLLVVVGDGTTVHRGKPLHTGLVHRLGERIAGRLDRTPALDSRDVLENVAQFRAFRDAMAGALVSLPIDPAAPLTVVPSAPMVGVPVHMAMPDRAVALSPSLAVAVSLAHEATAAARQADAVGEIRCWSHGDFEPFVTTLTEGGERLRALCTEYGAPYEVASGTAATRAAVAELVKKSTWLKLSCHGVAERTRGRFGLLLSDGQQAPPSLPDVFNRPDYGPRYLYDWTDIAHKPGRCRAVLSTACMSGSSGVTLGGEQTGLARAFLTSGILWFVAPLWPVAVGPAQLVINELLARCLAEPALPLARQLERTRSSLRDSVPPRVADAFVLHGHSGPVNPTI; this comes from the coding sequence ATGGGGGAAGATGGCACGGTTGCGTGCCCGTATTGTGCGTTTGCCGTTCGGGCAGGGGGATTCGAGGTCGTTCAGGCCGGCTTCCCGAGAGATTTCGACGACATCGAGCATATGATCACCGGGGCCTCGCGCTTCGGCGTGTGTCCGCAGTGTCTGCGTGCCAATGTGCGTGTCGAGCGTATCTACGTCGTGTCGATCACGCCTGCCCAGCTGGTCCTGCTGCGACCGCCGACCGAGTCGTCCGACGAGGATGTGGGCCACCTGCTCGACGCGGTGCTCCCAAACCTCCCGGCGGGTTGGAGAGCGGAAGTGGTCCACGACATCGCGCAGTTCCGGGAAGCCGTCGGGCTCTCGGCCCTGGCCAGTGTTCGCCTGGACACGCTGGCGGAAATCGTCCGCGGCACCCCCAGAGACGGCCTGCCGCCATTGGCGCCGGTGGGACCGCGTGATCGCGCCTACCACGCCGCGCTCGCGCTGGTCGGGCGCCCCGGCGTCCTGGTCTTCACCGAGCTCCCGGATGGCGCTACACAGGACGACGCTCGCTCCCGGCTTGAGGAGGCGCGCCGGTTCCAGCTCACCATTGGCTTCTTCGAGGTCTTCGCCGGGACACCGCTCGCGGGATTCGACCCGTACGCGGCTGTCGAAGAGCACTTCGTGCCCGCCTGTTTCGAGGACGAGCGGGTACTGCACACCATCGCGCTGGTGGCGCGGAGCGGCAAGGAATCCGCGGATCCTGTCGTCATCGACGCCGCCCTCGGGGCCGCCGCGGGCGAGCGGCGCTCCCCGCGGCGCCGGGAACTGGCTGAGGGCCTCGTGGCGGCCATCCGTCGAGGCGTGGAGGTGCACGACGATCCCACCATGTGGCGCGGGCTGGTGGACACCGAGGACATCCTGCGCAACATCCTCGCCGGACGTTCGTCGATCGACGATGAGGAACAGATCAAGGAGATGGCGGCGATCGCCTCCACACTGGGCCACGGCGTAGAGGTGTTACGGCGATACGGCGACCGGCTGCGCATCCATGGGCCCCTGGAGAACATCGCCGAATATGTCGACCTTGCCTTAGCCGTGGCCGCCGAGCGGGGAAGTGCTCCCCAGGCAGTCGCCGAGATGTTCGCACAAACGGCGGCCTCCGCAGCGATCGACGACGCAGTATCGCTGGTGCCCCTGCTGCTCGATCGGCTCGAGCCCGCACGGCTGAACATGGTGGTGCCGACTGTGCGGACACTTGCCAAGCGGCTGACGGACAGCGGGGAACCACGTCGAGCACTCTCGCTACTCGACGACGTGGAAGAAGCGTTCGACTGGGATGCCCTCGATCCTCACGCGTCCGCAACAGGCCGCGCAAGCCTGCTCAATGAGCGCGGCAACGCCCTGCACACGTTGCTCGACACACAAGCGGCACTGACGGCATACGACGAAGCGCTGGTGACGGTCGAAGGACAAGGGCACGATGACGACGTCCGGTTGTTCCGGCTCAACCGCGCACGAGCGCTGCGGGACGCCGGACACCTACCCCGAGCGATCGCGGAAATCCGGGACCTTCTCGATGGCCTCGACGGACGCGCGCGGTTCGATGCACTCTTCGCCCTCGGGCTGGCGTTCCAGCGCAACGGTCAGTGGCAGGAAGCGCAGGCCGTACTCGACGAGGCAGCCGAACTCGCACAGTCAGAGCCGCTCGACGATCAGTTGACACGCTTCTTGGCAGCGCGGCAGACCAACATCCGCAACCTGGGCCGGGAAGAGCAGACCCCGTCGCTGCTCGACGCAGTACGCACGAGCCCCTTCGTCTCGGCGCGCCTGCATCTGCTCACGCTCGGCGCCGGTGCGGTCGCCGCACTTCGGTGCGCCGAGCCCAGTCCGGAGTTGAGCGCTACGACGGTCGAGCTCGCGCGCCGATTCGGCTTACCGGCGCGCGCCACGCACGATCCGGAGCTTGCGCTCACCTGGGCGGAAGCAGTGCGCCTGGCCGGCGACACCGCACTGGCCCGGGACACGGTCGAAACCGCGCTCGCCACCCTCCGCCATCCGCTCCTCGGCCTGCACGCCGCGACCACGGCGGCCGAGATGGCCATCGACGATGCGCGGTGGGAGGACGTCGACCGCCACGTCGAGCAGGCAGCCATGTTCATGACGGAATTCGCCGGCGCGGCGACGGTGGGTGCCACCACTGTGACGCTCGCCGACACGTTGGCCGACGTCCGCCACCTCGGTGTCCGGCTCGCCGCCGCTCCTGAGGACCCCGGTCACGACCGCACACTCAGCACGCTCGCGGACCTTGGTTCATCGCTTCAGCTCTCCCTGCAGATCGCGCGCGAGCACCTGCCGGTCGGCGGTGATGTGTGCGCGCCGGAAGGCACCTCACTGCAGGTTCTGCAGTGGGTCGACGGCGGGGAAGCCCAGGTGCCGCTGCTGGTGGTCGTCGGGGACGGCACGACCGTGCACCGGGGGAAACCGCTGCACACCGGGCTCGTCCACCGCCTTGGGGAGCGTATCGCGGGGCGCCTGGACCGGACACCGGCTCTGGACTCCCGTGACGTCCTCGAAAATGTTGCCCAATTCCGCGCCTTCCGCGATGCGATGGCAGGTGCGCTCGTAAGCCTTCCGATTGATCCGGCCGCACCGCTGACGGTCGTGCCGTCCGCGCCGATGGTCGGCGTGCCGGTTCATATGGCCATGCCGGATCGTGCCGTGGCCCTGAGCCCAAGCCTGGCCGTCGCGGTTTCCCTCGCCCACGAGGCGACCGCGGCCGCCCGGCAGGCCGACGCGGTCGGGGAGATCCGCTGCTGGTCCCACGGTGACTTCGAGCCGTTCGTGACCACGCTGACGGAAGGGGGCGAGAGGCTGCGGGCCTTGTGCACGGAGTACGGAGCTCCGTACGAGGTGGCCTCGGGCACGGCTGCCACACGGGCCGCCGTCGCCGAGCTCGTCAAGAAGTCGACCTGGCTCAAGCTCAGTTGCCACGGCGTCGCCGAGCGCACCCGCGGCCGTTTCGGGCTGCTTCTCTCCGACGGCCAACAGGCACCCCCGTCGCTGCCAGATGTGTTCAACCGGCCCGACTACGGACCTCGTTACCTGTACGACTGGACCGACATAGCCCATAAGCCTGGCCGCTGCCGTGCCGTGCTCTCAACGGCCTGTATGAGCGGCAGCTCCGGCGTCACCCTTGGCGGGGAGCAGACCGGACTCGCGCGCGCCTTCCTCACATCCGGGATCCTGTGGTTCGTGGCGCCGCTATGGCCCGTCGCTGTCGGCCCCGCCCAGCTCGTCATCAACGAATTGCTCGCTCGCTGTCTGGCAGAGCCGGCACTGCCCCTGGCGCGCCAACTGGAGCGAACGCGCAGCTCGCTACGGGACTCCGTGCCTCCCCGGGTGGCCGACGCCTTCGTGCTGCACGGTCACTCGGGCCCCGTGAACCCAACGATCTGA